Proteins encoded by one window of Bacillus sp. 2205SS5-2:
- the rpsB gene encoding 30S ribosomal protein S2: MSVISMKQLLEAGVHFGHQTRRWNPKMKKYIFTERNGIYIIDLQKTVKKVEEAYKFVKEVAANDGKILFVGTKKQAQESVKDEAERSGMYFVNQRWLGGTLTNFETIQKRVTRLKNIEKMEEDGTFEVLPKKEVVQLKKEHERLVKFLGGVRDMKGLPDALFIIDPRKERIAVAEARKLNIPIVGIVDTNCDPDEIDYVIPANDDAIRAVKLLTGKMADAILESKQGEEAAVTAE; encoded by the coding sequence ATGTCAGTAATCTCTATGAAACAATTACTAGAAGCTGGTGTACATTTCGGACACCAAACTCGCCGTTGGAACCCAAAAATGAAGAAATATATCTTCACTGAGCGTAACGGCATTTATATCATCGACCTTCAAAAAACAGTTAAAAAGGTTGAAGAAGCATACAAATTCGTGAAAGAGGTTGCGGCTAACGATGGAAAAATTCTTTTCGTTGGTACAAAAAAGCAAGCTCAAGAATCAGTGAAAGATGAAGCTGAACGTTCTGGTATGTATTTTGTTAACCAACGTTGGTTAGGCGGAACGTTAACAAACTTTGAAACCATTCAAAAACGTGTTACACGTCTTAAAAACATTGAAAAAATGGAAGAAGACGGTACATTTGAAGTACTTCCAAAGAAAGAAGTCGTTCAATTGAAGAAAGAACATGAACGCTTAGTGAAATTCTTGGGTGGAGTACGCGACATGAAAGGGCTTCCTGATGCACTATTCATCATTGACCCTCGCAAAGAACGCATTGCAGTTGCAGAAGCACGTAAATTAAACATTCCAATCGTAGGTATCGTTGATACAAACTGTGATCCTGATGAAATTGATTACGTAATTCCGGCTAATGATGATGCGATTCGTGCTGTTAAACTATTAACTGGTAAAATGGCAGATGCCATTCTTGAGTCAAAACAAGGTGAAGAAGCAGCGGTTACAGCTGAGTAA
- the flhF gene encoding flagellar biosynthesis protein FlhF produces MKVTKIIAPTMPEAMKKIRMELGNDAVIINSKVAYTGGFLGLFKKKNIEVIAALDTNLEKRIKPKQTEGRDVATKLTPAVEFKEEKVQTDSFQKEFTELKQMIQHLSHLPATTDAEYPKGIQEMLMYLQSQGIHQDSLNELGDFLLSKLENTSEIPKEVESLSKEWFRLQMSSFDFGGIDYSKKYINVIGPTGVGKTTTLAKIAAEAVLAHGKMIAFMTTDTYRIAAIEQLKTYAQLLNVPVEVVYDRADYAKSVEKHQDADMVFIDTAGRNYREIQYIQDLTKIIDFAADMETILVLSLTSKESDLEAIIENFSELNIQKFIFTKVDETSSYGSSFNLLKKYQKGAAYLTNGQDVPDDIVQADAEKVIQLLFKGFPK; encoded by the coding sequence ATGAAAGTAACAAAAATTATTGCGCCAACAATGCCTGAAGCCATGAAAAAAATCCGCATGGAACTGGGAAATGATGCTGTTATTATTAATTCAAAGGTGGCCTATACAGGAGGATTTTTAGGTCTATTTAAAAAGAAAAACATAGAGGTTATTGCGGCCTTAGATACGAATCTTGAGAAAAGAATTAAACCAAAGCAAACGGAGGGTAGGGACGTTGCTACCAAACTTACCCCGGCTGTAGAATTCAAGGAAGAGAAGGTTCAAACCGACTCTTTTCAAAAAGAATTCACTGAATTAAAACAAATGATTCAACATTTATCTCATCTCCCTGCAACAACGGACGCAGAGTACCCGAAGGGAATTCAAGAAATGTTAATGTACCTTCAATCCCAAGGGATTCACCAAGATTCACTGAATGAACTTGGAGATTTTCTTCTTAGCAAATTGGAGAATACGTCTGAGATTCCCAAAGAGGTAGAATCCTTGTCGAAAGAATGGTTTCGTTTACAAATGTCATCATTTGACTTTGGAGGAATTGATTATTCCAAAAAATATATAAACGTTATTGGTCCTACTGGAGTTGGAAAAACGACAACATTAGCCAAGATTGCTGCAGAGGCTGTTTTGGCACATGGGAAAATGATTGCCTTTATGACCACGGATACCTACCGTATTGCTGCCATTGAGCAGTTGAAAACTTACGCACAGTTGTTGAACGTACCGGTGGAGGTAGTTTATGACCGAGCAGATTATGCAAAATCGGTCGAAAAGCATCAAGATGCGGATATGGTTTTTATCGATACGGCTGGCAGAAATTATCGAGAAATCCAATATATTCAAGATCTTACAAAAATAATTGATTTTGCAGCGGATATGGAGACCATTTTGGTTTTATCCTTAACCTCAAAAGAATCTGACTTGGAAGCAATCATTGAGAATTTTTCCGAATTGAACATTCAAAAATTTATTTTCACAAAAGTGGATGAGACCTCATCCTATGGATCCAGCTTCAATCTCCTCAAAAAATATCAGAAGGGCGCGGCGTATTTAACGAACGGGCAAGATGTACCAGATGACATTGTACAAGCGGACGCTGAAAAAGTTATTCAACTTCTTTTTAAGGGGTTTCCAAAATGA
- a CDS encoding chemotaxis protein CheD has product MKTEIIKVGIADMNIVKGDEVIRTSGLGSCVGIILYDELSKIAGLAHIMLPQSSIGSSTNKAKFADTAIPELLQQLKLKGAKSTRMKAKIAGGSQMFKLSAQTELMRIGPRNVEAVKENLRSLNIPLLAEDVGGSNGRTIEFSPATSILHIRTVNLGVKEI; this is encoded by the coding sequence ATGAAAACAGAAATTATTAAAGTAGGGATCGCAGATATGAATATCGTTAAAGGGGATGAAGTGATTCGTACCTCAGGACTTGGATCGTGTGTCGGTATTATTCTTTATGATGAGCTCAGCAAAATCGCAGGATTAGCTCATATAATGCTTCCGCAATCGTCCATTGGATCGTCAACCAATAAAGCGAAATTTGCTGATACAGCGATTCCTGAACTACTCCAACAACTTAAACTGAAAGGTGCCAAATCAACGAGAATGAAAGCGAAAATTGCAGGTGGTTCGCAAATGTTTAAATTATCTGCTCAAACAGAATTAATGAGAATTGGACCAAGAAATGTAGAAGCGGTAAAAGAAAATTTAAGATCTCTAAATATTCCTCTACTTGCGGAGGATGTCGGAGGAAGTAATGGTCGAACCATTGAGTTTTCACCTGCTACAAGTATCCTTCATATAAGGACCGTCAATCTAGGAGTAAAGGAAATCTAA
- a CDS encoding FliA/WhiG family RNA polymerase sigma factor, translating to MTNDTDEQRCWRQWKGTKDPQAGDFLIKKYIPLVSYHVQRISTGLPKNVSKDDLKSLGLMGLLDALNKFDPTRDLKFDTYASFRVRGAIIDGLRKEDWLPRSARERAKKMEAKMIEMEQKLLRHVRPEEIANELGIPEEDVYSTLHEQFFASVLSIDEQIQKDDSESRTFVIQDEDTILPEDAMVKEEEIVELLNTIKQLTEKEQIVLSLFYKEELTLTEIGEVLSLSTSRISQIHSKAIVKLRKLIM from the coding sequence ATGACAAACGACACTGATGAGCAACGTTGTTGGAGGCAGTGGAAGGGAACTAAGGATCCTCAAGCTGGTGATTTTCTCATTAAAAAATACATACCTCTTGTTTCCTATCATGTTCAGCGCATTTCGACGGGTTTGCCAAAGAATGTTTCCAAAGATGACCTTAAGAGCTTAGGATTAATGGGCCTCTTAGATGCACTCAATAAATTTGACCCCACCAGAGATTTGAAATTTGATACATATGCCTCTTTTCGTGTTCGTGGTGCGATCATCGACGGTTTGAGAAAAGAGGATTGGCTACCTAGAAGTGCGAGGGAAAGAGCTAAGAAAATGGAAGCAAAGATGATTGAAATGGAACAAAAGTTGTTGCGCCATGTCAGACCAGAAGAAATCGCAAATGAATTAGGAATACCAGAAGAAGATGTGTATTCAACCCTTCATGAACAGTTTTTTGCGAGTGTGCTTTCCATCGATGAACAAATTCAAAAAGATGATTCCGAGTCTAGGACATTTGTGATTCAAGATGAAGATACTATATTACCTGAAGATGCGATGGTGAAAGAAGAAGAAATTGTTGAACTTCTTAACACTATTAAGCAACTAACTGAAAAAGAGCAGATTGTATTAAGTTTATTCTATAAAGAAGAACTTACCTTAACCGAAATTGGAGAAGTACTGTCTTTATCAACTTCAAGAATCTCTCAAATTCATTCGAAGGCGATCGTTAAGTTACGCAAACTAATAATGTGA
- a CDS encoding MinD/ParA family protein, translating to MKDQAQGLRAKLKLQSRARTIAVVSGKGGVGKSNIALNFSTHLAKKNKKVLLMDLDIGMGNIHILMGKNTNKTIMDLLDGTADIKDIVTEGPEGISYIAGGTGLRSFVEWSEDKFEIFTDGMRLLQETYDFILFDMGAGASKESVDLIMTMDEILLITTPEPTSITDAYSLMKFIFFREGKQKVSVICNRAQQISQGNETLRRFQNVIDKFLRKHVSILGTIVEDPNVGRAVREQVPFCLQYPKSAASLGIERIVTLYVNDPIAHHLLPNKPSFVEKLKILFSRGGE from the coding sequence ATGAAGGATCAAGCACAAGGATTGAGAGCGAAACTTAAGCTGCAATCGAGGGCTCGTACAATTGCAGTTGTGAGCGGTAAGGGTGGTGTTGGAAAGTCAAACATCGCATTAAACTTTAGTACTCATCTTGCGAAAAAAAACAAGAAGGTCCTTCTAATGGATTTAGATATAGGGATGGGAAATATTCATATATTAATGGGGAAAAACACCAATAAAACCATTATGGATTTGTTGGACGGAACAGCCGATATTAAAGACATCGTAACCGAAGGACCAGAAGGCATCTCGTATATTGCTGGTGGAACAGGGTTGCGATCTTTTGTGGAATGGTCTGAAGATAAATTCGAAATATTCACAGATGGGATGCGGTTGTTACAAGAAACGTATGACTTTATCTTATTTGACATGGGAGCGGGCGCATCAAAAGAAAGTGTTGACTTAATCATGACGATGGATGAAATCCTACTTATTACCACACCTGAGCCAACCTCTATTACAGATGCCTATTCACTTATGAAGTTTATTTTCTTTCGAGAGGGTAAGCAAAAGGTGAGCGTTATATGTAATAGAGCACAGCAAATATCTCAGGGGAATGAAACACTCCGTCGTTTTCAAAATGTCATAGATAAATTTTTACGAAAACATGTCTCAATTTTAGGGACGATTGTAGAAGATCCAAATGTTGGGAGAGCTGTTAGGGAGCAAGTTCCTTTTTGTCTACAATACCCTAAAAGTGCTGCATCATTAGGGATAGAGCGAATCGTAACGCTCTATGTAAATGATCCCATCGCTCATCATCTTCTGCCAAATAAGCCATCCTTCGTTGAAAAACTTAAAATACTTTTTTCTAGAGGCGGGGAGTAA
- a CDS encoding protein-glutamate methylesterase/protein-glutamine glutaminase, translating into MRKKVLIVDDSAFMRKLIHDFISEHPLLEPVGFARNGMDAIEKIKLLQPDVVSMDVEMPILNGIDALKQIMKECPVPVIMLSSTTTTGTENTVLAMSHGAVDFIAKPSGTISLDLYKVKEEIVAKLVEASKIQISKLHANHSSLLPKKILNQNVSTDRKVYNKLKPTTRQSKTQKIICIGTSTGGPRALQQVLTSLPKGIPAPIVVVQHMPAGFTRSLAQRLDSLSQIEIKEAEDGEVLQQGIAYIAPGGYHLKVRKMESRLAVSLDKIEAQRNGHRPSVDVMFESISEIRNFDKIAVIMTGMGSDGAQGLIKLKRSGSVKAIAESQATSIVYGMPKAAVSTNMIDDIEPLNHIADAIMKYMP; encoded by the coding sequence ATGAGAAAAAAAGTACTTATCGTCGATGATTCTGCTTTCATGCGCAAATTGATTCATGATTTTATTTCAGAGCATCCTCTACTTGAACCTGTTGGTTTTGCGAGGAACGGAATGGATGCTATTGAAAAAATTAAACTGTTACAACCAGATGTAGTTTCGATGGATGTAGAAATGCCTATATTAAATGGGATTGACGCCCTTAAACAAATCATGAAGGAATGCCCTGTTCCGGTTATCATGCTCTCAAGCACTACAACCACTGGGACTGAAAACACAGTGCTCGCGATGAGCCACGGAGCAGTTGATTTTATCGCTAAGCCGTCTGGAACCATTTCTCTAGATTTATACAAAGTGAAAGAAGAAATCGTTGCCAAACTAGTAGAGGCAAGCAAGATACAAATCTCAAAATTACATGCAAATCATTCTTCTTTACTACCTAAAAAGATCCTTAACCAAAACGTGAGTACGGATCGAAAAGTATATAATAAATTGAAACCAACCACTCGTCAATCTAAAACCCAAAAAATCATTTGCATTGGAACAAGTACAGGTGGACCTAGAGCATTGCAACAAGTATTAACCTCTTTACCTAAAGGAATACCTGCACCGATTGTCGTTGTCCAACATATGCCTGCTGGTTTTACTCGTTCTTTAGCTCAACGCCTAGATTCTTTGTCACAAATAGAAATAAAAGAGGCAGAAGATGGAGAGGTACTACAACAAGGAATCGCCTATATTGCGCCTGGTGGGTATCATCTTAAAGTGAGAAAGATGGAATCACGGTTAGCTGTGAGTCTAGATAAAATAGAAGCGCAACGAAACGGGCATCGACCATCAGTAGATGTTATGTTTGAATCTATTAGCGAGATTAGAAATTTCGACAAAATTGCAGTAATTATGACAGGAATGGGTTCAGATGGAGCGCAAGGTCTGATAAAATTGAAGAGAAGTGGTTCTGTGAAAGCAATTGCTGAATCACAAGCAACAAGTATTGTCTACGGAATGCCAAAAGCAGCAGTATCCACGAACATGATAGACGACATAGAGCCATTAAATCATATTGCAGATGCAATTATGAAGTATATGCCATAG
- the flhA gene encoding flagellar biosynthesis protein FlhA, with translation MAAKDLTVLSSVILIVAMLVIPFPPLFLSIFIIINISLALLVLLTSMNMQEPLQFSIFPSLLLLLTLFRLALNVSTTRSILSRGEAGEVVETFGTFVVGGNVLVGLVVFLILIIIQFVVITKGSERVSEVAARFTLDAMPGKQMSIDADLNAGMISEHDAKERREKVGREADFYGAMDGASKFVKGDAIAGIIIVLINLIFGIIIGAVQEGLPIMEAATKYSLLTVGDGIVSQIPALLISTATGIVVTRAASDGNLGQDIMEQLLSQPIMMYVAGITILLLGIATPINDLLTIPIAGILGFGGYMVGRPASPVQELEEEKEQMQETEELKNPESVVSLLNVDPIEFEFGYGLIPLADTNQGGDLLDRIVMIRRQLAIELGLVIPVVRIRDNIQLQPNEYRLKIKGNEMARGEVLLDHYLAMSPSGEEDLIDGIDTVEPSFGLPAKWISEDQKEQAEIMGYTVVDPPSVVSTHITEMIKMNAHELLGRQETKQLIDHLQESYPILVEEVTPTPLSVGEIQKVLAKLLKENVSIRNLPIIFETLADYSKLSSDTDLITEYVRQALARQITTQYMDQSSTSLKVVTLSGRVEKVIADSIQQTDHGNYLSVDPNDSQKILEALAHQVEQLSLIEQSPIVLCSPAIRMYMRQLSERYFPQVPILSYNELEANVEVQSLGVVNME, from the coding sequence TATTTCTAAGTATTTTTATCATAATCAATATTTCACTCGCACTATTAGTATTACTAACATCAATGAATATGCAGGAGCCCCTTCAATTTTCAATCTTTCCGTCCTTATTATTGTTATTAACATTATTTCGCCTAGCTTTAAATGTTTCCACAACAAGATCTATCTTGAGCCGGGGAGAAGCTGGAGAAGTGGTTGAAACTTTCGGTACATTTGTTGTTGGTGGTAATGTTCTTGTGGGCTTGGTTGTTTTTTTAATCCTCATAATCATACAATTTGTGGTGATTACGAAAGGTTCTGAGCGTGTATCTGAAGTTGCCGCACGATTTACATTAGACGCGATGCCGGGGAAACAGATGAGTATTGATGCAGATTTAAATGCCGGCATGATTTCAGAGCATGATGCAAAAGAGCGTCGTGAAAAAGTGGGTCGTGAAGCGGACTTTTACGGAGCCATGGATGGTGCTAGTAAATTCGTCAAAGGTGATGCGATTGCAGGAATTATCATTGTTTTAATCAATTTGATCTTCGGTATTATCATTGGTGCTGTTCAAGAGGGGCTTCCGATTATGGAAGCAGCTACGAAGTACTCCCTACTTACAGTGGGCGACGGGATAGTTAGCCAAATACCCGCCCTTTTGATTTCGACGGCTACAGGAATTGTAGTAACGAGAGCAGCATCCGATGGAAACCTTGGACAAGATATCATGGAACAACTCCTGTCGCAGCCTATTATGATGTATGTAGCAGGGATTACAATCTTATTATTAGGGATTGCTACCCCAATAAATGATCTATTAACGATACCAATCGCAGGTATACTAGGATTTGGCGGATATATGGTAGGAAGACCAGCCTCTCCTGTTCAAGAATTAGAAGAAGAAAAAGAACAAATGCAAGAAACAGAAGAATTGAAAAACCCTGAGAGTGTGGTTTCCTTATTAAATGTTGATCCGATCGAGTTTGAATTTGGTTATGGGTTAATCCCATTAGCAGACACTAACCAAGGAGGGGACTTACTGGACCGAATCGTAATGATTCGAAGACAATTAGCGATTGAGCTAGGGCTTGTCATTCCAGTAGTACGAATACGAGACAATATCCAACTTCAACCTAATGAATACCGTTTGAAGATTAAAGGAAATGAAATGGCTCGAGGGGAAGTCTTACTAGATCATTACTTAGCCATGAGTCCAAGTGGAGAAGAAGATCTGATAGATGGAATTGATACAGTCGAACCTTCTTTTGGATTGCCGGCCAAGTGGATTTCTGAAGATCAGAAAGAGCAAGCTGAAATCATGGGCTATACAGTCGTAGATCCACCTTCTGTTGTTTCGACGCATATTACAGAAATGATTAAAATGAATGCTCATGAATTATTGGGTCGACAAGAAACAAAACAGCTTATTGATCATTTGCAAGAATCGTATCCAATTTTGGTAGAAGAGGTTACACCTACGCCTCTATCAGTAGGCGAAATTCAAAAGGTATTAGCCAAATTACTAAAAGAAAATGTAAGCATTCGAAACTTGCCTATCATTTTTGAAACATTAGCGGATTATAGCAAACTGTCATCGGATACCGACTTAATAACGGAATATGTTCGTCAAGCGTTGGCACGTCAAATTACTACTCAGTACATGGATCAATCGTCAACATCATTGAAAGTAGTTACTCTTTCCGGAAGAGTCGAGAAAGTGATTGCAGATAGTATCCAGCAAACAGACCATGGCAATTATTTATCGGTAGACCCGAATGATTCACAAAAAATACTTGAAGCACTTGCTCATCAAGTTGAACAGTTATCCTTAATTGAACAGTCTCCCATTGTACTATGCTCGCCAGCGATTCGTATGTATATGAGGCAGCTATCAGAACGATATTTCCCGCAAGTACCTATTCTTTCTTATAATGAATTAGAAGCAAACGTAGAGGTCCAGAGCCTAGGGGTGGTGAATATGGAATGA
- a CDS encoding chemotaxis protein CheW — translation MSEATIHKEIKVIVFQLMEKEYAIPVSQVRSIEKLTHITRVPRTKSYVKGVINLRGVVTPIIDLGEHFGLEVKEYSDSTRIIIVSLVENEVGFIVDSANDVLDIALDCIEPQPEVVGTIETDYISGVAKIDRRLLILLQLEKVLNSTV, via the coding sequence ATGAGTGAAGCAACCATTCATAAAGAGATAAAAGTAATTGTTTTTCAGCTGATGGAAAAGGAATATGCCATTCCCGTTTCGCAAGTTCGGTCTATTGAAAAGCTAACCCATATTACAAGGGTTCCAAGAACAAAAAGTTATGTTAAAGGCGTTATTAATCTTCGTGGGGTCGTTACACCAATCATTGATTTAGGTGAGCATTTTGGCTTGGAAGTTAAGGAATACTCTGATAGCACGAGAATCATCATCGTTTCATTAGTAGAAAATGAAGTTGGTTTTATCGTGGATTCAGCCAATGATGTACTCGATATTGCTCTAGATTGCATTGAACCGCAACCTGAAGTGGTTGGTACGATAGAAACAGACTATATTAGTGGTGTAGCAAAAATTGATCGTCGCTTGTTAATCTTATTGCAATTAGAAAAAGTACTAAATTCAACTGTATAA
- a CDS encoding chemotaxis protein CheC — protein MGFEEKITPLHLDILREVGNIGAGHAATALSTLLNKKIDMKVPSVKIVSFDEMMDMAGGADSVAVSIFLRIEGDAPGSMFFILPLEEASRYIQSMTGDPNFNFESPPYSELGLSAMQELGNILSGSYLSSLSDFTNLNLYPTVPALSIDMVGALISYGLIEVSQESDYAIVIDTALKEDHLAENEVVRGHFFLLPDPNSFSIIFEALGVS, from the coding sequence ATGGGATTTGAAGAGAAAATCACACCTCTCCACCTTGACATTTTAAGAGAAGTCGGGAATATTGGAGCAGGCCATGCAGCTACGGCTCTCTCTACATTACTTAATAAAAAAATCGATATGAAGGTACCAAGTGTGAAAATCGTTTCGTTTGATGAAATGATGGATATGGCCGGGGGAGCAGATTCTGTGGCCGTGAGCATATTTTTACGAATTGAAGGAGATGCTCCAGGAAGTATGTTTTTCATCCTACCTTTGGAGGAAGCTTCAAGATACATACAATCAATGACAGGAGATCCAAACTTTAATTTTGAATCTCCTCCCTACTCTGAACTAGGATTATCTGCTATGCAGGAGTTAGGAAATATTCTATCTGGTAGCTATTTATCGTCATTATCGGACTTTACAAACTTAAATTTGTATCCAACGGTACCGGCCTTAAGTATAGACATGGTTGGTGCATTAATCTCGTATGGCTTGATCGAAGTATCTCAAGAGAGTGATTATGCCATCGTGATTGATACGGCTTTAAAGGAAGATCATTTAGCAGAGAATGAAGTGGTTAGAGGTCATTTCTTTCTCCTACCAGATCCAAATTCCTTCTCAATTATATTTGAAGCGCTTGGAGTATCGTAA
- a CDS encoding chemotaxis protein CheA, translating to MEMNQYLEVFIEESKEHLQNCNQQLLLLEKNPTDLSIVNEIFRSAHTLKGMSATMGYEDLASLTHNMENVLDGIRNEKIHVTPEIFDVVFVATDDLEAMVMSIAEGGDGKRDVYEIVQRLHAIENGEQPQVITKAQTSVALADNVEPTVKNEYDQFEQTVIQQSLDQGFQCIELTVSLREDCLLKAARVYMVFEVLEKFGDVIKANPTVDQLEEEQFDHQFIVTVVTKDSPEDLQQKVMKVSEVEKVNIHLVTPKDLALDVDGGKTSNEKIHDVPAMSVKDTQSSNLKKQEDTPVSNKKQAAGGNKTIRVNIERLDILMNLFEELVIDRGRLEQISNDLNHSELNETVERMSRISGDLQNIILNMRMVPVETVFNRFPRMVRQLARDLNKKIDLDIIGAETELDRTVIDEIGDPLVHLIRNAIDHGIETPEVRQKNGKSEVGTVNLKAYHSGNHVFIEITDDGAGISRDRVLQKAIAKGVVSEETGSTLTDKQVYELIMASGFSTAETISDISGRGVGLDVVKTTIESLGGSIAIDSKEGEGSIFSIQLPLTLSIISVMLVELEKEKYAIPLSSIIETAIVKRGEILNAHNQKVIDFRGKVVPLVFLQDVFDVPTEGIEEEFFSVVIVRKGDRMAGLVVDSFIGQQEIVLKSLGNYLNDVFAISGATILGDGQVALIVDCNALIK from the coding sequence ATGGAAATGAATCAATATCTGGAAGTCTTTATTGAAGAAAGCAAAGAACACTTACAAAATTGTAATCAACAATTATTATTGTTAGAAAAAAACCCCACTGATTTAAGTATAGTAAATGAAATCTTTCGTTCCGCTCATACCTTAAAAGGGATGTCAGCTACAATGGGGTACGAAGACTTAGCAAGTTTAACTCATAATATGGAAAATGTGTTGGATGGTATTCGAAATGAAAAAATTCATGTGACTCCTGAAATATTTGATGTTGTTTTCGTCGCAACGGACGACCTAGAAGCGATGGTGATGTCCATTGCTGAAGGTGGAGATGGAAAAAGAGATGTATATGAAATTGTTCAGCGGCTTCATGCTATTGAAAACGGAGAACAGCCTCAGGTCATCACAAAAGCCCAGACTTCAGTAGCTCTTGCGGATAACGTGGAACCAACCGTGAAAAATGAATACGATCAATTTGAACAAACCGTCATTCAACAAAGCCTAGATCAAGGATTTCAGTGTATTGAATTAACTGTTTCATTACGTGAGGATTGCCTATTAAAGGCCGCTCGAGTTTATATGGTGTTTGAGGTGCTTGAAAAGTTTGGCGATGTCATAAAAGCTAACCCTACTGTTGATCAATTAGAAGAAGAGCAATTTGATCATCAATTCATCGTGACTGTTGTAACTAAGGACTCACCAGAGGATTTACAACAAAAAGTCATGAAAGTGTCAGAAGTTGAGAAAGTGAATATTCATCTTGTTACCCCTAAAGACTTGGCCTTAGATGTTGACGGTGGAAAAACATCCAATGAAAAAATTCACGATGTTCCTGCGATGTCTGTCAAAGATACACAATCTTCTAATCTCAAAAAACAAGAGGATACACCTGTTTCAAATAAAAAACAGGCAGCTGGAGGCAATAAGACTATCCGCGTGAATATTGAGCGACTGGATATATTGATGAATTTATTTGAAGAGCTTGTGATTGATCGAGGTCGACTTGAACAAATCTCAAATGATTTAAATCATTCAGAATTAAACGAGACTGTTGAGAGAATGTCGCGTATTTCAGGAGATTTACAAAATATCATTTTGAATATGCGCATGGTACCTGTAGAAACAGTCTTTAATCGTTTTCCACGCATGGTTAGACAATTAGCGAGAGATCTAAATAAAAAAATTGATTTAGATATTATCGGGGCGGAAACAGAATTAGATCGAACCGTTATCGATGAGATTGGGGATCCACTTGTTCATTTAATACGAAATGCGATTGATCATGGTATTGAAACACCAGAAGTTCGTCAGAAAAATGGGAAATCAGAGGTAGGAACCGTCAATCTAAAAGCCTATCATAGTGGTAACCATGTCTTTATTGAAATCACTGATGACGGTGCAGGAATCAGCCGTGACCGGGTGTTGCAAAAAGCGATAGCAAAGGGAGTCGTGTCAGAAGAAACTGGTTCAACCTTAACCGATAAACAAGTGTATGAGCTCATTATGGCTTCAGGCTTCTCCACTGCTGAAACCATCTCTGACATCTCAGGACGTGGGGTGGGGCTTGATGTTGTGAAAACAACAATAGAGTCGTTAGGTGGTTCAATAGCTATTGATTCCAAAGAAGGTGAAGGGTCAATTTTCTCGATACAGCTACCTCTCACCCTATCAATTATTTCAGTTATGTTAGTGGAATTAGAGAAGGAAAAATATGCGATTCCGCTCTCATCGATTATTGAAACTGCAATTGTCAAAAGAGGCGAAATACTAAATGCTCACAATCAAAAAGTAATAGATTTTAGAGGGAAGGTTGTTCCTCTGGTCTTTTTACAAGATGTATTTGATGTACCAACCGAAGGCATTGAAGAAGAATTCTTTTCCGTAGTCATTGTAAGAAAAGGAGATAGAATGGCAGGGCTTGTTGTAGATTCTTTTATTGGGCAACAAGAAATTGTATTAAAATCTCTTGGCAATTACCTAAATGATGTATTTGCGATTTCAGGTGCAACTATATTGGGTGATGGACAAGTAGCGTTAATTGTAGATTGCAATGCGCTAATTAAATAA